One window of the Salvelinus fontinalis isolate EN_2023a chromosome 2, ASM2944872v1, whole genome shotgun sequence genome contains the following:
- the LOC129867908 gene encoding germ cell-specific gene 1-like protein — protein MKTTRKCRALLSVGLNLVALFFSTTAFITTYWCEGTQRVPKPNCSKQRRHNCIDSDRNETDKSKVHYSWETGDDRFLFRRFHTGIWYSCEENIHGPGEMRTFLLVRLIMSH, from the coding sequence ATGAAGACCACGCGGAAATGCCGCGCGTTGCTCTCGGTTGGACTCAACCTGGTCGCGCTGTTTTTTTCCACCACCGCGTTCATTACGACGTACTGGTGCGAGGGCACTCAGCGCGTCCCCAAGCCCAACTGCAGCAAGCAGCGGCGGCACAACTGCATCGACAGCGACAGGAACGAGACAGACAAGAGCAAGGTCCACTACAGCTGGGAGACCGGAGACGATCGCTTTCTGTTCCGCCGTTTCCACACCGGGATCTGGTACTCCTGTGAGGAGAACATTCACGGTCCAGGTGAGATGAGAACGTTTCTGTTAGTTAGACTCATAATGAGTCATTAG